One Glycine soja cultivar W05 chromosome 2, ASM419377v2, whole genome shotgun sequence genomic region harbors:
- the LOC114378830 gene encoding uncharacterized protein LOC114378830 isoform X3 → MEEDLDGVVLCSSLTVEAMIRFGATGAIWGLCADSSTSLTHKDMVYQPKMQYIDIFQLKWLFLYELHGLLVWQSHIIHCCFCTSFLFWFSHIAPRQHDPLVA, encoded by the exons atggaagaagacCTGGACGGCGTCGTTCTGTGCTCCTCCCTCACCGTCGAGGCTATGATTCGTTTCGGAGCG ACCGGTGCAATCTGGGGCTTGTGTGCTGACTCGTCAACAAG CTTGACACACAAAGATATGGTCTACCAACCAAAGATGCAATACATTGatatttttcaattgaaatggCTGTTTCTGTATGAACTCCATGGCTTGCTGGTTTGGCAGTCACACATCATACATTGCTGCTTTTGCACGTCTTTTTTGTTCTGGTTCTCACACATTGCACCAAGGCAGCATGACCCTCTGGTTGCATAA
- the LOC114378817 gene encoding blue-light photoreceptor PHR2-like: MEAEKHEAALAVASVSLSLPRVLPFFQPTTPQPTKLKVPTQASSLTHLSLSTPSKTSFKSTISSTPLHAPLSLGPHRPRDPSNAAALRRAAVVWFRNDLRLLDNECLTAANNESLSVLPVYCFDPADYGKSASGFDKTGPYRAAFLIDSVSDLRRNLQARGSDLVVRVGKPEAVLVELAKAVGADAVYAHREVSHDEAKAEERVEAAMKEENVEVKYFWGSTLYHVDDLPFQLEDMPSNYGGFRDRVQKLEVRKTIEALDQLKGMPSRGDVEPGEIPSLMDLGLNPSATMSQNGKCVANASMVGGETEALQKLKKFAAECAAQPHKGFKDGTQSIYGANFSCKISPWLAMGCLSPRTMYEELKKTAGRVISASSNRNDGGNGSSRTGTNWLMFELLWRDFFRFITKKYSTAKKQLEAAPATACAGAFA; this comes from the exons ATGGAAGCAGAGAAGCATGAAGCAGCATTGGCAGTGGCCTCAGTCTCCCTCTCTCTCCCCAGAGTTTTGCCCTTCTTCCAACCCACCACCCCTCAGCCAACCAAGCTCAAAGTCCCAACCCAGGCCTCATCCCTCACACACCTTTCTCTCTCCACTCCTTCCAAAACCTCCTTCAAATCCACCATCTCCTCCACCCCCCTTCACGCCCCTCTCTCCCTCGGCCCCCACCGCCCCCGCGACCCCTCCAACGCCGCCGCCCTCCGCCGCGCCGCAGTAGTCTGGTTCCGCAACGACCTCCGCCTCCTCGACAACGAGTGCCTCACCGCCGCCAACAACGAGTCCCTCTCCGTCCTCCCCGTCTACTGCTTCGACCCCGCCGACTACGGTAAGTCGGCCTCCGGCTTCGACAAGACCGGCCCCTACCGCGCCGCCTTCCTCATCGACTCTGTCTCCGACCTCCGCCGTAACCTCCAGGCTCGCGGCTCCGATCTCGTCGTTCGCGTTGGGAAGCCCGAGGCGGTGCTGGTGGAGCTCGCCAAGGCCGTCGGGGCCGACGCCGTGTACGCGCACCGAGAGGTCTCGCACGACGAGGCGAAGGCGGAGGAGAGGGTGGAGGCGGCCATGAAGGAGGAGAATGTGGAGGTGAAGTACTTCTGGGGAAGCACGTTGTATCACGTGGACGATTTGCCTTTTCAATTGGAGGACATGCCTTCCAATTACGGAGGGTTTAGGGATAGGGTTCAGAAATTGGAGGTAAGGAAGACAATTGAGGCATTAGATCAGCTTAAGGGAATGCCTTCTCGCGGTGATGTTGAGCCTGGGGAGATTCCTTCTTTAATGGACCTAGGCCTTAATCCATCTGCAACAATGTCACAG AATGGAAAGTGCGTTGCTAATGCTTCTATGGTAGGAGGGGAGACTGAGGCACTGCAGAAGCTTAAAAAATTTGCAGCTGAGTGTGCAGCTCAGCCACACAAGGGGTTTAAGGATGGAACACAGAGTATATATGGTGCCAACTTCTCCTGCAAGATTTCTCCGTGGTTGGCAATGGGATGCCTTTCCCCTCGCACAATGTATGAAGAACTGAAGAAGACTGCCGGCAG AGTCATTTCTGCTTCGTCCAACCGGAATGATGGTGGTAATGGCTCGTCCAGAACTGGAACAAATTGGTTGATGTTTGAGTTGCTATGGAGGGACTTCTTTAG gtttataacaaaaaaatacagtACTGCAAAGAAACAGCTGGAAGCTGCTCCAGCCACTGCATGTGCTGGTGCATTTGCTTAA
- the LOC114378830 gene encoding uncharacterized protein LOC114378830 isoform X1 yields MGRDPIKQAQLCKKCSDPWPCSFLYRKKNGRRPGRRRSVLLPHRRGYDSFRSGNNIAYSTLLESQNNRPNERNFKLFFRPVQSGACVLTRQQGQWFDRGAVAGAAAAGTRSWSQVIGIAGLVSVFSAAADYSRAS; encoded by the exons ATGGGCCGAGACCCAATTAAACAGGCCCAATTGTGTAAAAAATGCTCCGATCCCTGGCCCTGCTCCTTCCTCTACAGaaagaaaaatggaagaagacCTGGACGGCGTCGTTCTGTGCTCCTCCCTCACCGTCGAGGCTATGATTCGTTTCGGAGCGGTAACAACATCGCCTATTCTACCTTGCTTGAATCGCAAAATAATAGACCTAATGAAAGAAACTTTAAATTGTTCTTCAGACCGGTGCAATCTGGGGCTTGTGTGCTGACTCGTCAACAAG GTCAATGGTTTGATCGGGGGGCTGTAGCAGGTGCAGCAGCTGCTGGGACACGAAGTTGGTCACAGGTGATAGGGATAGCTGGTTTGGTTTCTGTTTTCTCTGCTGCAGCTGACTATTCCAGAGCATCCTAA
- the LOC114378830 gene encoding uncharacterized protein LOC114378830 isoform X2: protein MGRDPIKQAQLCKKCSDPWPCSFLYRKKNGRRPGRRRSVLLPHRRGYDSFRSGNNIAYSTLLESQNNRPNERNFKLFFRPVQSGACVLTRQQGLTGSAKASFLIND from the exons ATGGGCCGAGACCCAATTAAACAGGCCCAATTGTGTAAAAAATGCTCCGATCCCTGGCCCTGCTCCTTCCTCTACAGaaagaaaaatggaagaagacCTGGACGGCGTCGTTCTGTGCTCCTCCCTCACCGTCGAGGCTATGATTCGTTTCGGAGCGGTAACAACATCGCCTATTCTACCTTGCTTGAATCGCAAAATAATAGACCTAATGAAAGAAACTTTAAATTGTTCTTCAGACCGGTGCAATCTGGGGCTTGTGTGCTGACTCGTCAACAAG GTCTTACAGGCTCTGCTAAAGCTTCTTTTTTGATAAAtgattag
- the LOC114378848 gene encoding 60S ribosomal protein L22-2-like — protein MSGAKGKKKGASFVIDCAKPVEDKIMDIASLEKFLQERIKVGGKAGALGDSITVTRDKSKITVTSDSNFSKRYLKYLTKKYLKKHNVRDWLRVIASNKERNVYELRYFNIAENEGEEED, from the exons ATGAGCGGAGCGAAGGGGAAGAAGAAGGGAGCGAGCTTCGTGATCGATTGCGCGAAGCCGGTGGAGGATAAGATTATGGACATTGCTTCTCTGGAGAAGTTCCTTCAGGAGAGGATTAAGGTCGGCGGCAAGGCCGGTGCACTCGGCGATTCCATTACCGTCACCAGGGACAAGAGCAAGATCACCGTCACCTCCGACAGCAACTTCTCTAAACG GTATCTGAAATATTTGACCAAGAAGTACTTGAAAAAGCACAATGTGAGGGATTGGCTTCGCGTGATTGCATCCAACAAGGAGCGGAATGTCTATGAGTTGAGATACTTCAACATTGCTGAGAACGAGGGTGAAGAGGAAGACTGA